In the Saccharococcus thermophilus genome, TCAGAAAAACTCATGCTGGTAATGGTGCTGTCAGACACGACTTCCGCTTTCTCTAAATCAAGCAAAAGCTGCTCTGTCAGCGGCTTAACCGGAATTTTTTTTTGCAGCGCTACAATGCTTTCCGGCAGGCCGTCCCGTTGTTTAGCAGCGTCTGCTTTGATGGACGCTAATAATTTTTTCTCGCTAATAACGGTGTCGGTTAACTGTTCCATTTGTTGATACCGCGGATAAAGCAAATAAAAATACAATCCCGCAAAAACGGCGACAAATAAAACCAACAATAGCAGCAAAATAAGAACTTGATGTTTCGAGAAACGTACGGTCATCCTTGTTTCTCCTTTTCCGTTAGCGCTTGTTTGCGAATATGCATTTCATATTGCGCGAGATAGCGAGGGACCACTTGCTGTTCCGTTCCCTCTTCCGCGTTTGTTTCCGTTATATTCACCGCCGAAACGCTTTTCAGCTGTACATCTTTTACAAATTTGGCGTCCTCAAGCCGTTTTAAATAATAGGCCGCTTGCTCGCTTGTGTCAAATTGAACGGCTACGGTCACCGTTCCGTTGTCGGCATAGGAAAAATTCATCACAAATCCGCGCTCCGGCAGCAGCTTCGTCATATTGCGCAACAGCGGCACCATTTTCAACGGGTATTTTTTCGACCATTGCACCGCTTCATGAAGCTCTTTTATTTCCTGCATCGATTGGGCATCTTTTTGTTTTTGCTGCTCGATCGCCTGCATTGCCCTAATCTGTTTGAGCTCGCCCGTTAGCGCGT is a window encoding:
- a CDS encoding PilN domain-containing protein translates to MIIEINLLPKKEPKNMAVMVSVAVFALLLIAAAIIFYLLAARADEQINALTGELKQIRAMQAIEQQKQKDAQSMQEIKELHEAVQWSKKYPLKMVPLLRNMTKLLPERGFVMNFSYADNGTVTVAVQFDTSEQAAYYLKRLEDAKFVKDVQLKSVSAVNITETNAEEGTEQQVVPRYLAQYEMHIRKQALTEKEKQG